In Verrucomicrobiota bacterium, the genomic window TTCAGAGGATCACCTGATCCAGGCGGAGGAAATGGTTCGCCGGAAAGCCGGCCGGCTTCGATTCATCGAACTGGCGTATCAGGCGGAACTCGACACCCGGCTCTGCATGGGGCTGAACCTCCACGAGGAAGAAGGGCCCGCGAACGGGCATCCTCCCTCACACCATCATGATCACGGCCACGGCCATGACGATCATCACGGCCCCGTGCAGGTGACTCCGGTGGAAGGCGACGCGCCGCTGGCCGACCAGCACCAGTTCGACGGCCACACGCACAGCGGGCTGAGCGCACACACCCATGGTGAAGGCACCCACGAACACTTCCACGCGCACGATCCCGGCTGGCAATCCTTCGTCCTCCATTCGCACCAGGCGCAGCAGCCGGAACGGCTGAGGGACGCCGTCCGCGAGGTTACGGCTCGGGAACCGATCCTGCGTGCGAAAGGTTTTGCCCGCGTGGAAGGCAAACCCCACCGGCTCGTGCTCCAGGCGGTGCGCAACCGCGTGCAGGCCTATTTCGGCAAAGAGCATGCTGCTGACGCGGAGTCCAGCGTGGTCTTTATCGGCTACCACCCCAGCCGCGAGCGCGCAATCCGTCTGATGCGCGAATTGACCGGCTCGGACTGGCACTGACCGGCACGAGATTTCAGCCCGTCTGTCTGCCGGCATGCATTGGACTAATAGCCAGGGGGGCGGCCTCGACGCCGAACGCGAGCTCATCCTCATCGACCAGACGCCAGGGGAAATCGTCTTTCTCAGCGCTGCCGATACCGACCTCGCCTGCGTCGCCGGCACTTGGTACCAGCGGTTTGGCGCCCGGTTGCGGATCGCGCAGGCGGCACCGCTGCGCCAACCGGTGGCGGCCGACGATTACGTCGAAAAAGTACTCCGCCATGCCCGGGTGGTCGTGGCGCGGCTGCTCGGCGGCGAAGGCTATTTCCCTCATCTCCTGCAAGCGCTCGCCGGTTTGCGCGACGAAACCGTCCGTCCGAAGCTGATCCTGCTCTCCGGAACCGACACCCCGGATGAAACCCTGACGGCCCTCAGCGATTTTCCCCCCGCGATTTGCGACCGCATGTTTGAGTTTTTTAAACATGGGGGCCGGGAAAACCTCGCCCGGGCCGCAGAGGCACTGGACGCGCTGCTCGCAGGCGGAGGTATCTCCTTGCCCGAGGCCGTGCCCATGCCGGAAAGCGGGATTTATTGCCGTTCAGGCCTGGCGAACCCCATGCGCGCGTGGGTTTGCTTTTACCGGGCCTGGCATCAGACCGGGGATCTCGCGGTGGTCGATGCGCTCCAGACCGCCCTCGAGGAGAAAGGCTTCGCGGTGACTTCGTTTTTCACGTTTTCTCTGCGTTCGCCTCGCGCCCAACGGCAATTGCTGGACCTGGCGACCGGCTCCGCCCCGGACATCATCCTGACGATGCAAAGCTTCTCCATCTGCCCCGACGCAGACGAACGGTTGTCGTTCCTCGAGCAGATCGGCTGCCCGGTCTTGCAGGCGCCCGTCAGCGCAAATGGACGCGAGACGTGGCTCGTCCGACCGGCCGGCCTGCCGCCCGCGGAGGTCGCGATGAACGTCGCATTGCCGGAGATTGATGGACGGGTGTTCGGTTGCCTGACCGGATTCAAGGAGAACGATCGCACCATTGCCGCGCTGGAATTTACCCTGAAGCGCCTGGAGCCGGACCTCGAGCAGCTGAATTTTGCGGTTGAACAAGCCTGCCGGTGGGCGCGGCTGCGGCGTAAAGTTAATGCGGAAAAGAAGGTCGCCCTGATCCTCTCCAACTACCCGAACCGCGACGGGCGAATCGGTAACGGCGTGGGGCTTGATACCCCCGCCAGCGCCTTGAAGCTGCTGCAAGCGCTTCGCGAAGACGGCTACGCGGTTGGACCATTGCCCGAATCCCCGGACGAACTGATGCAATGGCTGCGCGCAGGTCCGACCAACGACCCGGAGCAGTCGTACGGCAAAACTGCAGCCCTGGCTTTCCCAGCGGGGAAGCTCCGGGCTGCGCTGGAAGGTCTGCCGCCGGCCCGGGCGGCGGAATTGCGCAAACATTGGCCCGAGGAGATAGGCGGAGAGGACGCGCCGGTGGCCGGCGTGCAGCTTGGCAATGTCTTCATCGGGATTCAACCGCCGCGTGGATTCGGTCTGCAAACGCAGGCGGTTTATCACAGCCCCGATCTCCCCCCGCCCCCGCAGTATCTGGCATTTTACCTCTGGATCCGGGAAGAGTTCCGCGCCGATGCGGTGGTGCACCTCGGCAAACATGGCAACCTCGAATGGCTGCCGGGTCGCAGCGTGGGCCTTGGCCCGGATGATTACCCCAGGATCTGTCTCGGGCCGTTGCCGTTGATCTATCCGTTCATCGTAAACAATCCCGGTGAAGGCGCCCAGGCCAAACGCCGGTCCGCAGCCGTGATCATCGATCACCTGACGCCCCCGATCGTTCGGGCGGGTCTCTATGCCGAGTTGGAAAAAATGGAGCGTTTGCTCGAGGAGTACGCTCACAGCATGACCTTGTATCCGCCGCGTGCGGCGGAGATCCGGCGCCGGATCGAGGGCCTGCTTGCTTCGGTGGCGTGGAGGGATGAGCTGCCCGCGGCCGGTTCGCGCCTCGAGGCGATCGGCAATTTTCTGTGCGAACTCAAGGAAAGCCAGATCCGGTCCGGGCTGCACATCCTCGGCGAAGCGCCCACGGGCGAAAAAGAAATCGATTTCCTGCTGAGCCTGCTGCGGACGCCGCTGCCCGTTCCGGGTGCGCCCGATGCGAAAGCGCTCGGTCTGCTCGAACTTTTGCACGGCGCGACGGAGCCCTTGGACCCGCTCACGCTGTCCGCGGCGGAACGCGATGCCCTGGAAAGCCGGGCGCATGAATGGGTGCGCAGCGCGTGCAAGCAACCACCCGAGACGCCTGCCGAGAGTGATGAAACCGACGGCCTTCGTAACCTGCGGCGGATGGTCCGGCAACGGCTCCGGCCGCGCCTGGCGCAGTGCGGCCAGGAAATCTCAAACGTGCTCAGGGCCCTCAGCGGCAGGTTCATAGCCCCGGGACCGGCGGGTGCGCCGACCCGGGGACGGCTCGACGTGCTGCCGACCGGGCGGAATTTTTTCTCGCTCGATCCCCGGATCATCCCGACACCGACCGCTTGGCGTTGCGGGCGGACGCTGGGCGATCTGCTGTTGGAACGGCACCGGCAAATGCACGGCGAATACCCGCGGAAGGTCGCCCTGGTGTTGTGGGGCACTTCAAACATGCGGACCGGAGGCGACGACATCGCACAGGCGCTCTGGCTGTGGGGTTGCGAACCCGTTTGGGAGGAAGCGTCGGGCCGCGTCGTCGATTTTCGGATTCTCCCGGCGAGCTTGCTCGGCCGGCCGCGCGTGGACCTGCTGTTGCGCGTGTCCGGGCTGTTCCGTGACGCCTTTGGGGACGCGATGCGCCTCCTGGCCACGGTGCCGAAACGCCTCGCCGAACTCGACGAACCGGCCGAGGTTAACCCGGTCCGGGAGGCTTGGCTGCGCGACCGTGCCTTGCTCGTCGGGCAGGGCGTCGCACCGCGAGAAGCCGGGCGCCGCGCCTGCCTGCGCGTTTTCAGTTCCGGACCCGGCTGTTATGGGGCGGGTTTGCTGCCCCTCCTGGACGGCGGCAACTGGGAAACCCGTGAAGACATCGCAAACGTTTTCTGCCGCTGGGGCGGCCATGCGTACGACAGTGCCGGGCAGGCCGAGGATCAGCGCTCGTTGCTCGAATGGCGGCTGCGCGAGATCGAAGTCGTCCACCAGAACCAGGACAATGCCGAGCACGATGTGCTCGATTCGGATGACTATTTCCAATTCCAGGGCGGGCTGCGGGCGGCGGTTGAGGCCGTTCGCGGCAAAGCACCGGCAACTTATCACGGTGATTCGAGCAGGCCCGAACGGCCCAAGGTGCGCGCGCTCCGGGAGGAACTCGTCCGGGTGATCCGTGCCCGCGTCCTGAACCCCCGCTGGATCGAAGCCATGCGGCGGCACGGCTACAAAGGCGCCTTCGAGTTCGCCGCGACGGTCGATTATTTATTCGGGTACGGCGCCACCACGGGCCTGGTCTCGGATCATCACTATGAAGAGGTCGCGCGTACCCTGCTGCTGGCGCCGGCCCAGAAGGAGTTCTTTTCCCGGCATAACCCGGAAGCCCTGAAGGAGGCGGCGGAGCGCCTTCTCGAAGCGAAGGAACGCGGCGTCTGGCGCTCGCCCTCTCCAGACACCGTCGCCGAACTTGAAGCCACGGTGCTGGAGATCGGAGGGCAATTGGAGTAAGGACCTGAACGCAAAACGTTCCGCGACGCGACCGGCGCCCAAAGAAAATCACCCTCATGGATGCTACGCTCCGTTTCCCATTTGTGGCCATCGTCGGAATGGACCTGGCAAAAAGATCGCTGATCTATCACGCGATCGACCCGCGGATCGGTGGGGTGCTGCTGCTCGGGCCGCGGGGGAGCGCCAAGACCACGCTCGCCCGCGGCGCGGCCGAATTGTTTAGCACGGCGCAGGGCGAGCCGGCACCATTTGTCGAGGTCCCGCTCGGAACGACGGAGGATCGCCTGCTCGGTTCCGTGGACGCCGAAGCCCTGGTCGAAGCGGGCCGCTGGTCGCACCGGCCCGGGCTGCTGGAACAGGCCAACCAGGGGTTGCTCTACATCGACGAAATCAACCTGCTGCCCGATCCCTTGTCCGACCTCCTGCTGGACTCCGCCGCAACCGGGTTCCACCGCGTTGAGCGCGAGGGATTCAGCCGCACCGTCGAGAGCCGTTACGTCCTGGTCGGAACCATGAACCCGGATGAGGGCGATTTACGGCCGCAACTCGCGGACCGGTTTGCGCACGGGGTGCGCATTCAAACGCAATGGACGGAACCGGAACGCGTCGAGATCGTGGCGCGCCGGATGGAATTTGACGACGCGCCGGGGCCGTTCCTGGAGCGTTTTGCTGAACCGGCCCGGGCGCTCAGCGCCCGTATTCGCGAGGCGCGTAAAGCCGTTCGTTCCGTAACGATCACCGACGCCCAAAGGCGATCGGTTGCCCAACGCGCCGGCCAATTGCGGCTCGAGGGTCTCCGCGCCGAACTGGCCGTGCTGCGAACCGCGCGCTCCGCGGCCGCTTTCCAGGGCCGGCGGGAACTGTCCCCCGGCGATCTCGAGGAAGCGTGGGAACTCTGTCTGGGGCACCGGGAGCATCCGGACCGTCCCGGCACGGCGCCCCCCCCGCGGCCGCCCTCGCATTCCGAAAAGAGCAGTTTCCGGCAAACCGGCCCCGCAACCTCGATCTTGCCGGCTGAAGCCCGCCCTGAGCCGATCACCTTACCGCCACCGAGGCCGGACGGCCATGCCGGTTTGCAGGACTGGTTCACCACGGCGGTCGCCTTTAGCCGTCGCATGCGCCGTGCCCGGTGTCCCGGTCCGGCCGAAGGGACCACGCGGGGATCGATCAACTGGATCGCCTCACTTCTCGCCACGCGAATCCGGGCCGGTTCGCAGAAAAAGCCGCGCCGTTGGGTGTTGCGGACCCGAACTGCCGGACGCCGGACCGGTGTCTGGATCTTTCTGGACGCCAGCCGCTCAACCGGGGTCGGGCATTTCCTCCAGCGCGCCTGCGGACGGCTTGTTCCCGTGGTAAAATCAAAGGCCGGCCTCGGGGTTCGATTTCACGTCCTGCTGCTGCATGACGGCGCCACGCGGTGGCTCGTCCGAGACGGGTCCGCGACACGCACCCAAAGCCGGCTGCTTACCTTGGGCCAGGCCGCCGGTAAAAGTCGCCTGACCGAGGCGTTGAACGCGCTGCGGCGAACGCAGCACCGGCGGCGCGACGCCGGATACGATCCGTTGATTATCCTCTCCGACGGTTTTCTCAGCCCGCGGCCGGGGGAAAACCCGGGTCGGGCCGTGCAACGCTTCCGCACTATGCTGGTATCCCTGACCGCAAAACGTAAAACGGCATGGCTGCATCCCGTGCCTAAACGCAGCGCGGCAACCTGGTTGCCGCGTCTCACGGCCGGATGCGACGTGCAGCCTTATGAAATCCGGTGACTCGGGGGCTAACGTCCGGCCGGCGAGGAGGCGCCGGCCGGCTAATCGCGACCGGGGAACCGGGTTCGGCGCGGCGCCCTGCCACCACGGCGAATGGTTGCAGGGCGAGTTCCAGGACGGGCCTCTTCTCATTCCCGGCCTTGTAACGGTCCCCTGCCCGCTTTTTCGGTCCCGGGCAATCTTCACCCTTACCCCGCTCTCCGCCACCATCACGGTCCGGCCCGGGACGCACGTGAAGGCCCTGAGGGCGGCGCGGCTGACCTTGCAATGGCTGCAACGGCCGCACCTGGGTGGAGAGCTCGCCATCAGAAATCGTGCGCCCGCCGGGTTTGGATTCGGGTCTTCAACGGCGGATTGTTTAAGCGCGATTCGCGCCGTCGCGTCCGCGTTTGGCCGGATTCTACCGGCCGAAACCGAAGCACGGCTGGCCATCGCCGCAGAGGGCGCGTCCGACAGCACCATGTTCGACGCAAGCCGGCCGGTCCTCTTTTCACAATGTCACGGGCGGATCCTGGAATCCTTCCGTCGCGGGTGGCCCGAGATGTTTCTCCTTGGGTTCTGCACCAGTACCGACGGCAAAGGCGTAGACACCGCCGCGGTCCGGCGCCCCGCTTACGCCCCGGCCGAACGCCGTGAATTCGCGCGGCTCAGAGGGGATCTGCGCCGCGGCCTCGAAGGCCAGTCGGTCGAGCTGCTGGGGCGGGTCGCAGAGCGCAGCGCCGAACTCAACCATAGCTACTTTCCCGTCCCACAACTCTCTGAATTGCAGGCGCTCGCCCGCAGCGTGGGTGCCGCCGGGATTCAGGTCGCGCATACCGGCTGCCTCGCAGGACTGATTTTTCGCAACGATGCGACTTCTGAACGCTCGATCACGACGGCGCAAGGAGGATTGGCGGCTCTGGGTATCGCGAGAACCTGGCCGTTTCGAATCGGGGAAAACGGCGCGTGTCGCAACCCGCGCTGATACCATTTAGACAGTTAATCTCCGGCCGGAAGGTCCGCTGCCGATGCGATCCCTCGGGTCGGCGGTGATCCCAGATGAGGAGACGCGACCACCCGAAGACGCGGCGGCCTGGAGCCCAAGGCCGCCGATGCCATTGTGCAGGCGGTGGCCGAGTACACCGACACCATCGCGCCGGTGAGCCGCGACTACCTGGACAAGCGCATCGCGGAAACCGACACCCGCATCGTCCACCAAGCGGCTGCGGCCTGAGGCCATGCGCCGTCGAGTTTAGAGGATGCGCCCTCTAACAGGACCAGGTATTATTCAGTACTGCTGCAGAGGTGACCGCCTACCCTATGAGCACCCTTACTCAACCGCCCCCGGTCCACTTCAATGCCGTGCGCCGGTTCACCATCGAGGAATATTATCGGTTGGTCGAGGCCGGCATCCTTGAGGAGGACGCGCGCGTTGAGCTGCTGGACGGCCAAATCATTCCCATGTCTCCGATAGGACCCAGACACGAATGGCTGGTGAGGCAACTGCGCCGTGCTCTCGAACCGCAGCAACATGGGCGTTTTGAGACGGACAAAGGCAGGCCCTTGCCCGTCCCAGACCACGACGAGCCGGAGCCTGACCTCTTGCTCTACCGGCCTGGCGCTGCCGATCCGCAGCATCACGTGCGTCCGGCCGACGTGTTCCTAGTGGTGGAGGTCTCCCAGACCAGCCTTGATCATGACCTTGGTTTCAAAGCCAACCTCTACCAGCGTGCCAAAATCCCGGAATATTGGGTCGTCGCCCTCGAGCACAATCACTTGCATGTGTTTACGTTAGCCGGCGACCGCTACAAAACGAGGATCGTAAGGGAAGGCAAGGTATCGCCGCAGACCTTCCCTGACGTCGAAATTGATGTGGCCGCCCTGTTCGCCGGGGCCTAGGCCGGCTCGGTTTTTGCCGGTTGACCGAGGGCTGGATCGCTGATCTATCACGCGATCGACCCGCGGATCGGTGGGGTGCTGCTGCTCGGGCCGCGGGGGAGCGCCAAGGCCACGCTCGCCCGCGGCGCGGCCGAATCGTTTAGCACGGCGCAGGGCGAGCCGGATGGAATTTGACGACGCGCCAGGGCCGTTCCCGGAGCGTTTTGCATCACGAGTCAGAAAAAGCAGCTCGAACGTTCGAACCGGGCTCGACTTTAATCACGGCAAATGGAATTCTCGAAAGAGAGACTCAAGCCCAGGGGTATTGCGCCGCAATTAACCTGCGATACCTTTGATAATTTCCGCAGATTTCCGCCGAAAAGCCTAGCCAATTCTCTTTTTGACCGGTATCACACGGGTCGTACATGCTGTTCGGGTTATTCTTTCTAGCCATGTCGCTCAACACGGATTCGCCGCCGCCGTCTCCGTCAGAGCCCCCGGCGCTGAATATCACCCACGCGCAAGAGGCACAACAATCGGATGCACTGCAAATCGCTTCTTTGCTCGCCGGGCAGTTTGCCGCCTGGAATGCCAAAGACATCGATGGTTATATGCAGGTGTTTTGGCGTTCGCCGCTCCTGGTCTACGTCACCGAAGGGTCGGTCTGGACAGGTTGGGACCAGGTGAAAGCGACCGTCGAGCGCCAGTATCCGGAAAAGAACAATATGGGGCACGCCGTCCTGGAACGCCTTCAAACAAACATCGTCTCGCCTGAAACGGCAACCACGATTGAGTGGTGGACGGTCTATTTTCCAGCGGCGAAGGTTCACGGATTCAGCACTTCGACTTGGCGCAAGTTTCCCGAGGGCTGGCGCGTAATCGAAACCCACACCAGCACCTTGGAAGTCCCTTAGGCGCAACCAACCGTTGCGCCATTGAACTCATACAGAGGACGCAGCCGAAGCGAGCATCGTCGGCCCGTGCTCAGGCCAGGGTGGCGGTCGCCTTTCGCGGCAATGGCACCGCCCAGGCCAGCGTGGCGGTCGCCTTCCGCGGCAATGGCACCGCCCAGGCCAGCGTGGCGGTCGCCTTTCGCGGCAATGGCACCGCCCAGGCCAGCGTGGTTGACTCTACGCGCGGGTGCCATGCTCCTGCCTCAGCTCCCGGTTTGGAGGATGCCGTGAATGGCGCCAAGCTGGGGTGGATGGCGGAAACCGCAACGATAAGAATGAGAATGGTCTTTTTCATTCCCCCTCTTATCGTGCATTCCCGTGAGGCGAATATAGCAGAAAGTAGCGAGCATCTTAGAAAATATTACAATGATGGAAAGATGGCGTTAAAATCTCCTGACTTGCGCTTTGTAAGTGTTTTAAATTCTTGCGTTAAATTATACTGTTTTTGGCGAATCTGAGAGTGCCCATTTCAAAAAGGCCGGTACGCCCGGCTTGCCTCACGCTGGGGGGCGGGAAAGCGCCTGAGCGGCGGCACATACCTCGACTTACGATGCAAATGCAATCTAGTGGATATAGATATTATCGATGATTTGATCTCCATGGCTTATGATC contains:
- a CDS encoding GTP-binding protein → MMTRIPVTIITGFLGSGKTTLICNLLKQTPDRRLAVLVNEFGEVSVDGALLRSAGDGCRIEVHDLPNGCICCTVRDDFLPIMQALQERKHEVDHVLIETSGLALPAPVMRALSWPEIRNDFQLDAVLAVVDTPQLLAGRFENGTPIPGAEASEAPVHLASTDAILNQQLENADVAILNKIDDLSEDHLIQAEEMVRRKAGRLRFIELAYQAELDTRLCMGLNLHEEEGPANGHPPSHHHDHGHGHDDHHGPVQVTPVEGDAPLADQHQFDGHTHSGLSAHTHGEGTHEHFHAHDPGWQSFVLHSHQAQQPERLRDAVREVTAREPILRAKGFARVEGKPHRLVLQAVRNRVQAYFGKEHAADAESSVVFIGYHPSRERAIRLMRELTGSDWH
- the cobN gene encoding cobaltochelatase subunit CobN, which produces MHWTNSQGGGLDAERELILIDQTPGEIVFLSAADTDLACVAGTWYQRFGARLRIAQAAPLRQPVAADDYVEKVLRHARVVVARLLGGEGYFPHLLQALAGLRDETVRPKLILLSGTDTPDETLTALSDFPPAICDRMFEFFKHGGRENLARAAEALDALLAGGGISLPEAVPMPESGIYCRSGLANPMRAWVCFYRAWHQTGDLAVVDALQTALEEKGFAVTSFFTFSLRSPRAQRQLLDLATGSAPDIILTMQSFSICPDADERLSFLEQIGCPVLQAPVSANGRETWLVRPAGLPPAEVAMNVALPEIDGRVFGCLTGFKENDRTIAALEFTLKRLEPDLEQLNFAVEQACRWARLRRKVNAEKKVALILSNYPNRDGRIGNGVGLDTPASALKLLQALREDGYAVGPLPESPDELMQWLRAGPTNDPEQSYGKTAALAFPAGKLRAALEGLPPARAAELRKHWPEEIGGEDAPVAGVQLGNVFIGIQPPRGFGLQTQAVYHSPDLPPPPQYLAFYLWIREEFRADAVVHLGKHGNLEWLPGRSVGLGPDDYPRICLGPLPLIYPFIVNNPGEGAQAKRRSAAVIIDHLTPPIVRAGLYAELEKMERLLEEYAHSMTLYPPRAAEIRRRIEGLLASVAWRDELPAAGSRLEAIGNFLCELKESQIRSGLHILGEAPTGEKEIDFLLSLLRTPLPVPGAPDAKALGLLELLHGATEPLDPLTLSAAERDALESRAHEWVRSACKQPPETPAESDETDGLRNLRRMVRQRLRPRLAQCGQEISNVLRALSGRFIAPGPAGAPTRGRLDVLPTGRNFFSLDPRIIPTPTAWRCGRTLGDLLLERHRQMHGEYPRKVALVLWGTSNMRTGGDDIAQALWLWGCEPVWEEASGRVVDFRILPASLLGRPRVDLLLRVSGLFRDAFGDAMRLLATVPKRLAELDEPAEVNPVREAWLRDRALLVGQGVAPREAGRRACLRVFSSGPGCYGAGLLPLLDGGNWETREDIANVFCRWGGHAYDSAGQAEDQRSLLEWRLREIEVVHQNQDNAEHDVLDSDDYFQFQGGLRAAVEAVRGKAPATYHGDSSRPERPKVRALREELVRVIRARVLNPRWIEAMRRHGYKGAFEFAATVDYLFGYGATTGLVSDHHYEEVARTLLLAPAQKEFFSRHNPEALKEAAERLLEAKERGVWRSPSPDTVAELEATVLEIGGQLE
- a CDS encoding AAA family ATPase codes for the protein MDATLRFPFVAIVGMDLAKRSLIYHAIDPRIGGVLLLGPRGSAKTTLARGAAELFSTAQGEPAPFVEVPLGTTEDRLLGSVDAEALVEAGRWSHRPGLLEQANQGLLYIDEINLLPDPLSDLLLDSAATGFHRVEREGFSRTVESRYVLVGTMNPDEGDLRPQLADRFAHGVRIQTQWTEPERVEIVARRMEFDDAPGPFLERFAEPARALSARIREARKAVRSVTITDAQRRSVAQRAGQLRLEGLRAELAVLRTARSAAAFQGRRELSPGDLEEAWELCLGHREHPDRPGTAPPPRPPSHSEKSSFRQTGPATSILPAEARPEPITLPPPRPDGHAGLQDWFTTAVAFSRRMRRARCPGPAEGTTRGSINWIASLLATRIRAGSQKKPRRWVLRTRTAGRRTGVWIFLDASRSTGVGHFLQRACGRLVPVVKSKAGLGVRFHVLLLHDGATRWLVRDGSATRTQSRLLTLGQAAGKSRLTEALNALRRTQHRRRDAGYDPLIILSDGFLSPRPGENPGRAVQRFRTMLVSLTAKRKTAWLHPVPKRSAATWLPRLTAGCDVQPYEIR
- a CDS encoding Uma2 family endonuclease, translating into MSTLTQPPPVHFNAVRRFTIEEYYRLVEAGILEEDARVELLDGQIIPMSPIGPRHEWLVRQLRRALEPQQHGRFETDKGRPLPVPDHDEPEPDLLLYRPGAADPQHHVRPADVFLVVEVSQTSLDHDLGFKANLYQRAKIPEYWVVALEHNHLHVFTLAGDRYKTRIVREGKVSPQTFPDVEIDVAALFAGA
- a CDS encoding SgcJ/EcaC family oxidoreductase is translated as MSLNTDSPPPSPSEPPALNITHAQEAQQSDALQIASLLAGQFAAWNAKDIDGYMQVFWRSPLLVYVTEGSVWTGWDQVKATVERQYPEKNNMGHAVLERLQTNIVSPETATTIEWWTVYFPAAKVHGFSTSTWRKFPEGWRVIETHTSTLEVP